A segment of the Meriones unguiculatus strain TT.TT164.6M chromosome 10, Bangor_MerUng_6.1, whole genome shotgun sequence genome:
TCAGAACAACCGGAAAAGCCCTATAGCTGTACCATTTGCCAGAAGCCCTTCAAGCACCTGTCGGAGCTCTCAAGGCACGAGCGGATCCACACGGGAGAGAAGCCGTACAAGTGCACGCTGTGCGACAAGAGTTTCAGTCAGTCCTCACACCTCGTGCACCACAAGCGGACACACAGCTCTGAGCGGCCCTACAAGTGCGCTGTCTGCGAGAAGACCTTCAAGCACCGCTCCCACCTGGTGCGGCACATGTACGCGCATTCCGGCGAGCACCATCTGTTCCGATGCAACGTGTGTGAACTGCATTTCAAAGAGTCGTCAGAGCTGCTGCAGCACCCCTGCACCCCGAGCGGGGAGCGGCCCTTTCGCTGCGGCGAGTGCCAGAAGGCCTTCAAGCGGCCCTCGGACCTGCGGCAGCACGAGCGCACGCACAGTGCCGAGCGCCCCTTCAAGTGCGACCTGTGCCCCATGGGCTTCAAGCAGCAGTACGCACTGATGCGGCACCGGCGCACGCACAAGACGGAGGAGCCCTTCAAGTGCGGCCTGTGCGAGAAGGGCTTCGGGCAGCCCAGCCACCTCCTCTACCACCAGCACGTCCACACCCTGGAGACTCTCTTCAAGTGCCCGGTGTGCCAGAAGGGCTTCGACCAGTCGGCTGAGCTGCTGCGGCACAAGTGCCTGCCCAACTCTACCGAGCGGCCCTTCAAGTGCCCGGTGTGTAACAAGGCCTACAAGCGGGCATCTGCCCTGCAGAAGCACCAGCTGTCGCACTGCGCCGCAGCCGAGAAGCCCCTGCGCTGTACCCTGTGTGAGCGCCGCTTTTTCTCCTCCTCGGAGTTCGTGCAGCACCGCTGCGACCCTACCCGGGAGAAGCCGCTCAAGTGTCCGGACTGTGAGAAGCGCTTCAAGTACGCTTCCGACCTGCAGCGCCACCGGCGGGTGCACACGGGTGAGAAGCCCTACAAGTGCCCCAACTGCGATAAAGCCTTCAAGCAGCGCGAGCACCTCAACAAGCACCAGGGAGTACATGCCCGTGAGCAGCAGTTCAAGTGCGTGTGGTGTGGCGAACGCTTCCTGGATGTGGCGCTTCTCCAGGAGCACAGTGCCCAGCACAGCGCTGCTGCTGCAGCCGCGGAGGGTGCCTACCAGGTGGCGGCCTGTTTGCCCTAGGGCCTCCGCGCCACCTCCGGCCCTGCCTAGTCTCGCTGGCTTGCAGCTACATGGCCGCAAGCCTGTCAACCAGCTCTCCTCTCTGGAGTGAGGACCAAAGGGTTCTGGGCAGGTAGAGGGTGCCCATGTTTAGTACTCCTAGCACCAGCCCGGCTGTGGGGAAGCCAAACTGCTGTGGCCAGACCCCGATTGCATTAACCTCTTCTCCGTGACAGGACTTGCTTTCTGAGAGCCTGCTGTACCCCTTATCTATAGGGAACTTGAATCCCACCTGTTACTAGGTGCCTCTCTGCCCCAGGTATGGGGGATGTCAACCGGTTTTCCCAAATCTTACAGCCTAGTGAGAAGTCAGGTGGCTTGGGAAGGAGAAGCAGGGTTTCTCCTCCAGTGCttttttctgggggtgggggagggagggccaGTTTTGTGTCAGTTCTGGGGACTTAGAATTTAGACCATGAGCTACAATCCTCTGACTGCCCAGCTAGGACCGATGTTCCTTGATTCCGAGTTTCTGGTGGTTGGATATATAGGATAGGAGTCTTTGGGCTGGGTCTGCTTGGGGACTAGGGACCCAGTCAGGGTAGGGGAAGCAGAAACACTTAACAGCACCCTCAGCTCATCCAGTGCTGTCCACAGGGAAAGGGCCAAGCAGCTGCGTGCTAAGAGCAGTCCTGGGTCGGtggaagcccctcccccctcctgccTGTGAGTAGGTGCAGGGATGAATGTGCCCTTAGTAGAGCTGCTGCTGTGGAGGGATAGGACTGTTGGTCCCCCTTGTACCCCATCCCTGGGATGGGGAAAGAGGACCAAGCCCACGATTTCTCCAGCAGATAAGAGCAGGTCCCTTCTTCCCAAATTGTGTGATCCTAGGTGTCTGGGGCTCAGAGTCATAGCCTCAGTTTGTTCCAGTCCTGCCTAAGGGCCATATAGAGTCCTGGGTGCCCAGGATGAGGAATGGCCTCTGACCCCACAGAGCCCCTCTAGCCCAGTCTGGTAACCCTGAGCCGTCAGTCTGGCTGTGGGCTTGGGCCCTAAGGATCTTCTGTTGCCAAAACAACCTTCTGTCCTTAGAGTCCTAGAGTACCCCTAGGTCTTTGACTGCTGACAACCTGCCTCTAATAGCAAGCGTGGAGATACAAGGATAGAGGAGCCTAGTAGGCAGCATTCTTGGCGGGCACATGGTCAGCCACCATCACTTGACAGCTAGAGCCACCTCAAGAGCCTGGGGGACCTTTGTTGTCAAAGTCATCGTTCTGAACCCAGCCCTGACCATGCCCTTTTTAGCCAGCCCCCTCTCCCTATCCATGAGTCTTGAAAGAAGACTGACCAGGACCCAAACCAAGGGCCTGATGGCTAGGAGTACATCACCTCACCTCTTATCTTAAAAAGTCCAGCTGGCCACATGCACCTGCTCTGTCTCCCAGGttctgtcctgtgtccacagagACAGGTTAGCATTTACCTTGGGCTGACTCTTGGTCACAAAAGCCTCAAAAGACTGGAACTCAGTCCTAACtgctatttttttccttccattttacATTCTAAAAGCAATTTGTTATACTATTCATAACATTGTATAGCTTAATTTCATGTCATTTTGGATCATATATAAATATGAGTTTGGAATTTAAAAAGAATGACTCCATTTtaggcagccacttttgatgttaCTCTACAGTGAGCTTGATGTGTGCTCTAAAAGTAAAGACATTGACAGTGCAGCCCCCAGCTCTTCACTCGTTCTTTCCAGAGGGAATGATGGGAGGTGCAGAGGCTGAGAGTGATACAGACCAGAGTACCAGATTGGGTCTAGGCTTGAATCCTGAGCTTTGAGGCTTCtgggctgtgtgaccttggcctGGTCACTTAACCTCTTTGGGTCAGTCGCCTCATCTGTCAAAAAACTTAGTGGGTGGTTAACTTATCTAGCTGTTGGGAGAATTGCATGGACTCATCGTAGGGACTCTGGGGAGAAGCTGTTGACAGGCTGACAGGCACCAAAGCAATATACCTCACTCCACCTGATTTTAAGGTTTAGCAGTAGCTCTTGAGGAGGGAGCTGGACTGTGAGAGATCAGCAGCTCATGAAAGGCCAGAAGCTGGAggtggccaaaaaaaaaaaaaatttttttttttttttactctggtgCTCTCTGCAATAGTGGTGGATCCCCTTAGCCTGGCTGGCCCACTTATCCATTTGGTCTGCCCTACGGTGATCCCCCTCTGTAGACCAAGCCCAGTACCCTTTACCTCAGTCCTTCCATACATTTCTACGTACTCCATCCTTGCTCCCCCCCTCCCGCAGTCCATCTGAAACTCACATGCTTTCCACTTCTCAAAGGCCAGAGTGAGGCTGAAGAGACGGAAAAATGGTCCTCAGCCTGGCATTTGAGAACCAAGGACACCCTGTTCTAGATAAGATTAGAAAGTTCAAAGGACATGGAGCTGCCCATATGACAAATGTTCTTAAAATTGTGACTGGACCCCATGCTTCTCCCATTCTCTATATGGCTCCTGAGAATCCAGAAGATTCCTTCCCATAGGCTGCTAGCACTCAGCAGCCAAGAGCAGGGGACCTTTTTATCTGTGCCAGTTTCAAGGGCCAACTTATTTTCTAGTTGTGTGGCCTGGATAAAACTCCACTTGGTGGGCAGGGTAGGCCTGAACAGCCTTTGTCCATACCATTTGGAGTCTGAGGGATTGTCTAAGACACACAGTGCTAAGTGGCCTAGAGCTGCACACATATGAAAGACAGTGTGGCCAGGACATCCCTGACAGTCTGGCTCCAGGTCACTTTTCTGGTCAGGACTGTTCTGGCACCCAGTCTGGCCAGGGAATCAAGGCAACAACCCCCCCCCTGACCCCAGCGGGTACTCAGCCCCTCTATCCAAGCTGATGTCTACCTTCCcatgcaggaagagagagaggtaggTCCTTAACGGCTTGCGCATCCTAGCACTGTCATGAAAGGTCATCTCCAATCTGCACTTCTCCAGAGCAGTCCTCATCCCATCCTATGGGAATCTACCCAAGCCCTCAGCCTGGTGACAAGACCTGCATCCCACCCTCAAGCGAGTGGTCACCCCCACCCCTCCACAGGAAGAGCCTTGGCTGCTGTCAGTCTTTCTCCAAAGGTAGATGCTGTAGTATCCGGTAAAAGTCAGTCTGTGTGCGGTGGCAGGGGTGTGGGATCTCCCTCTTCACTATGACCTCGCCCCACCCTGGCTCTGTAttcctgcctttccttcctccctgacCATAACCGAGCACCTGCCAGACTTAAGACAACTTCAGATGAGTGAGTTGAAAGGGCTTCGTAAGAAGTGAGTATGGGCTGAGGGGTAGGCTCAGTGCCTGCTGCCCAGGCGTGAGATAGCCAGCACCTACAGTGTAACCCGGGGCTGAGTGGGAGGAACACAGCTACCATGAGATAGTGGCCGCCACTAGTACATCTGAGAGTGTTCTGTGTCTGTttcccaggctagtctcaaactcctgGGGTGTCAGTCATGCCTCAGTCTCCATATCATCCAGTGTATGCCACCAGTCTTGGCTTCTTAGTTTTCTAATGGGACATCTCTTCCTTCTAAGAGCCAGACctatgtctccagccccagcaagacACTCTGCTTTCCTCTCCACTCTTGGTGTGTTCCTCAGAGCAGGAAAGAAGTAGATGTGACGGTCACAGTCTCAACTGCCTTCAAATCCCAGCCTTGCTGGTCAGCGGCTGTCTAATCTAGGGCTAATCACAACTCCCTCTAGCCTATTTATTTAGATTTATGcaaatgagtgttttgcctgcatctatatctatctagacaggtagatagatatagatagatgcaccacctgtgtgcctggtgcacCTGTAGGTCAGAAAAGGATGTTACATCCctaggaactggagttaagatggttctgagcctccatgtgggtgctgagaactgaacctgggttctctggaaaagcagccagcattcaacctctgagccatctcttcaccccCAAGTCCATTTATTTAACCAGCTATAAAAATGGATTTAAACGGCTTACCTCATGGGGCCTGTGAAGCACTTGAAAACTTAATAAAATGGATACACTCAATTGCTTTTGCTTATGCTTTCTACTCCCTTTATTCTCAGGCACAGTTTTTATATCTCATATTTATGAACTTGGTATTAGATGTATACCAATGGAAGACCCAAGAGCTGTCCTAACATTGCACCAGGCTATGAGACCCTCTTCACCGGGGTTCCCCTGCACCTAGGCCATCATGTTCACCATCACAAAAGGGCAGCACATTGAGGAGCCCAGGATGTTTTCAAGCAACCCTACCTGGTTTATATTTGAAATCTGTTGCTTCATGGGAAATAGAGGGCCCAAAACTAACTATTCACTTCCCTTCGGGGAAGCTCTGGGTATCGGAAAACCCCCCAAATACACTAGTATGGTAAGGGTTCCTGAAGGTGTCAGATGCCTCTCTCAACCCTTCCTTTCCTCAGTGCTCAAACTCAGGTGGAAGTTAGAAATTCAGGATCTTGGTTAGGATTTGCAAGCAAGAGGTGGGACCATTAGGGAAACCCAGATCCCAGCCTGCCCTTGTGCCTCAGTCCCAGCTAGGCTTGAGACTCAGGCCTTGTTGCTCTACCCAAGTCCATAAAACATCCCTCACCAGCCCCTACACACCCTCTCCCGTTCCTTAGGAATTGCCAAACAGCAGGCAAGGGTAAACTGTCATCTGTGGTCCTGACCCCCATCTCTggctccccctccctctccaggACTCTCTCACACAGAGGCCTAGGGCTTCTCTGAGGAAGCATTGGGTTTATTTCTTGAACTGAACTCCTGAGGAGATGGAAGGTGCCACCATATTCCTTCTGCCCTGCTAGGGGACTTGAAGTGGCACAGTCCAGCAATAGAATCAGCTATTTCCCCCACAAAGATTAACGCCAGGGTGTCAGATAGTTGATGCGACTGTAAAGAGAAAGAggcaagaaaaattaaattttctttcccTAGCTTCACTCCCACTCCCTACCCCAAAGCCCACGTCTCTACCCTCAGGGCTCTGGAAACAGTTCCCATCCAGTCTGTGCCCAAGAACCTTAGACGGTTCCCTATTTCCTCTTGTATATTTTTGGCAATTCTCTTCACCTCCAAATTACCTCATAGTATTTCTCGCTGCCTCCCCAATGATAACTGCTTCCTGGGTTTGCAGTTGTGTATGAACCTACTCTAGCATCACACTAACAAAAACCAAAGTTTTCCCGCATATGGGCTGGAGAAGGCAACCCCCTGGATGCTATGCGCTAGAGGTGAAGCAGTAGTGTTTGCTGTAGGAAGAGGTAGGGTGTTTGGCTGTGCCAGTGGGAGGTGTCGCACCACAGAGTTTGGCATTGCCAATTCGCACAGGGCCTGGCTGGAGAGACACCTCAGTGTCTATCAGCACTTCCACCTTGCAGGGAGCCTTTAATCCAGGGTTACCCTGCTAGGGGAGCAGATGGCaggtccttcctcctccaccctcccAGGTACCCCCCTTCCGGCCTCCTCTTGGCCAATCCTGGTGGGAAATGCATCCCTAGCCCATGCCCATTAAGCTGGGTGTGGAGCACCAGCAGCATCCTGAAGCGCGCCTCCTCGGGGGGCGTGGCATGCTGCGGTCAGGGCGGGGCCATTCTCTACCTGTAGTGGGAGCCAAAGCGCCGGAACGCGTTCCTGCGAAAGAAAAATATTGCTGAACCCCGGCTCCCAGAGCGTGGGGGTGCCAGGCACCCGCAGGAATTCATTATCTGTCCTACAGCTACGTTCCCCTTCCTCTGCTCAGGGGTGGGGGTCTTTAAGGGGTTCCGCATAGTGTCACTTACAGCGAGTCGAAAGGCAGGGGCATCTGTCCATAGCGGTCCAGGCTTGGGTTCTGGTTGAGGCAGAACTGTGGTGGACCGCAGGGATGGGGGCCCGTAAGCCTGCGAGGCGAGGAACCCAGCAGCTGCTCCCTCCCAGCCACCCAGGCCCCGTCTGCGTGCATCTTTCCCTACCCGCCAGTTCTGGGTCACCTCCGGCTTCAAGTGCCGCACAGCGTAGCCACTGAAACCCTCCACTGTGGAGAGAACCTGCCTTGGGGACCAATATCCGAACAAACCCAGTCCGCCCTCATCTAAGCCCCGCCCCTGAAGGAAGCCCCCTGCCCGTGCACTGCTTGACTCAAGCCCCAACCCCAGTGACTTCCCTACGTGGAATTACATCAGGggccctcccctctcctcccttccctgtccCTGTGCCTGCGCTGCTGGTCCCTGGGCCAATGGCTTTCACTCCCAGATTTAGATGTGCCACCAAACTACGGGAGATTTCCCCCTCCTTAGAGCATCCTTTGCAGTTGGTAGACTAACCCCTCTTGTTGGTACAAGGCAGCTTGAACTCGTCAGACTTGGACACGAATTTAGACCAGTCTTCAATGGCATGTGTGAAGCAGGGCCAGTCAACCCGGTTGATGCCTGGCACGATGGGCACCATCTTTCCCTCACGGTACTTGTGACAGAGCTTCTGTCCAGTTCCTGACAAGTCCTACGGATTGATGAACTGATGGACCGTAATGGCTGATGTAAAATCTTTCCTAGGCCTGGGTTGGCATTAGGCCTATTAGACTGAGGGGGTGCAGGAAACTAGGGCCTGGATCCGGTTGGGGGTGGGATCCCAGGTTGGCAGCTGGGGATATGCTCAGGCAGTAGAACCTTGGACCAGAGGTGCCTGGGCCTTGCATAGACGCTGCTACTGTGCCCATCCTAGGCTGGGGACAAAGGACACTCAACTCACCAGGCAATGCAGGGGTTTGTTGGGGATCCCTAGAAGTGTGAAGCTGGCCTTGTTAAAGTCATCTGTTGAAAGAAGATAAAGGTATCCCTTTGGAGCCCTACAGGCAGGCCCACGCTAGAGGCCTGGACCACACTATACACCTTAAGAGGAAAAATGTTTTGCTAGGTGTGATaccacatgcctttactcccag
Coding sequences within it:
- the Znf319 gene encoding zinc finger protein 319, which encodes MSESWQQPPQTQPQQPQQPQPQHHAEPPPALAEHTLPPGTAENPLGCAVYGILLQPDPGLQPPQHAPLQAGEPGPKCGVCGHDLAHLSSPNEHQCLAGHDRSFQCTQCLKIFHQATDLLEHQCVQAEQKPFVCGVCKMGFSLLTSLAQHHSSHTGMVKCSICDKTYKPAEAAEPATTTAPSLPPAPPTTTVAPSEQPEKPYSCTICQKPFKHLSELSRHERIHTGEKPYKCTLCDKSFSQSSHLVHHKRTHSSERPYKCAVCEKTFKHRSHLVRHMYAHSGEHHLFRCNVCELHFKESSELLQHPCTPSGERPFRCGECQKAFKRPSDLRQHERTHSAERPFKCDLCPMGFKQQYALMRHRRTHKTEEPFKCGLCEKGFGQPSHLLYHQHVHTLETLFKCPVCQKGFDQSAELLRHKCLPNSTERPFKCPVCNKAYKRASALQKHQLSHCAAAEKPLRCTLCERRFFSSSEFVQHRCDPTREKPLKCPDCEKRFKYASDLQRHRRVHTGEKPYKCPNCDKAFKQREHLNKHQGVHAREQQFKCVWCGERFLDVALLQEHSAQHSAAAAAAEGAYQVAACLP
- the Spmip8 gene encoding LOW QUALITY PROTEIN: sperm microtubule inner protein 8 (The sequence of the model RefSeq protein was modified relative to this genomic sequence to represent the inferred CDS: inserted 2 bases in 1 codon), which gives rise to MEGYLTQPLCSPAMAHIIDLSPCDDGSPAMLFRRELACRPLAGVKHQLYHPALPTLRRMDMDTVKCCLPDEHCQTSTYCSKDDFNKASFTLLGIPNKPLHCLDLSGTGQKLCHKYREGKMVPIVPGINRVDWPCFTHAIEDWSKFVSKSDEFKLPCTNKRVEGFSGYAVRHLKPEVTQNWRVGKDARRRGLGGWEGAAAGXSSPRRLTGPHPCGPPQFCLNQNPSLDRYGQMPLPFDSL